One Malus domestica chromosome 11, GDT2T_hap1 genomic region harbors:
- the LOC114819655 gene encoding uncharacterized protein isoform X3 yields MLKNRIVGCRTLLTLSTFLFDGPRPNIFLAEGAGTNPLSLSNPRFASKRVSLVRLHPPPYLSTSKCRSSTYNDGDSLSKEEKERQRRKKIGQANKGRIPWNKGRKHSSETCERIKQRTIEALKDPKVRKKMSEHPRPHSAESKAKMRSSLRRVWGQRLKWKQLREKIFLSWVESIAEEAKKGGSGQKELHWDSYEKIKLELHLQQLQHDAEKKKAKAKEMANKRAKKAEQAKAKTVARLDHERKEDGVINEDDEELTVPQGLKRNKRLTKLDRKTLIDGQVAAQRDITMSHISSLEKLDLELVKREKIRKGVSFADQIRAAKNKKMELAMVATSSIRAVDEKPGKRKYSDSCTHFSN; encoded by the exons ATGTTAAAAAATAGGATTGTGGGATGTAGGACATTGCTAACGCTTTCTACCTTTTTATTTGATGGGCCGAGGCCCAATATATTTCTAGCCGAAGGGGCGGGCACCAATCCGCTTTCGCTCTCAAATCCGCGTTTTGCTTCAAAGCGGGTCTCTCTGGTGCGCCTCCACCCTCCGCCTTATCTTTCCACCTCGAAATGCCGGTCTTCCACCT ATAATGACGGCGACTCTCTTAGCAAggaagaaaaggagagacagaGACGAAAAAAAATAGGACAGGCCAACAAAGGGAGGATACCATGGAATAAGGGCAGGAAACATAGTTCAG AGACTTGTGAGCGAATCAAGCAAAGAACAATAGAAGCATTAAAGGACCCCAAG GTTAGAAAGAAGATGTCTGAGCATCCCCGTCCTCATAG TGCCGAGTCCAAGGCAAAGATGCGTTCTTCACTTAGACGTGTTTGGGGACAGCGTTTGAAGTGGAAACAGTTAAGGGAGAAGATTTTTCTTTCATGGGTAGAAAGCATAGCAGAGGAAGCAAAGAAAGGTGGGAGTGGACAGAAAGAGCTCCACTGGGATAGCTATGAGAAAATAAAACTAGAATTACATCTCCAACAGCTTCAGCATGatgcagaaaagaaaaaagcaaaggCAAAGGAGATGGCAAACAAAAGAGCAAAAAAAGCAGAACAAGCTAAAGCAAAAACGGTGGCAAGGCTTGATCACGAGAGGAAAGAAGATGGAGTAATtaatgaagatgatgaagagtTGACAGTTCCTCAAGGGCTGAAACGTAACAAGAGATTAACGAAG CTTGACAGAAAGACTTTAATAGATGGTCAAGTTGCTGCTCAACGGGATATAACCATGTCACATATCTCATCTTTGGAGAAACTGGACCTAGAGCTtgtaaagagagagaaaattcGAAAAGGTGTTTCGTTTGCAGACCAGATCAGAGctgccaaaaacaaaaaaatggaacTAGCTATGGTAGCCACATCCTCTATTCGTGCAGTGGACGAGAAACCAGG GAAGAGAAAATATTCGGATTCTTGTACACATTTTTCCAACTAG
- the LOC114819655 gene encoding uncharacterized protein isoform X1: MPVFHLRLAAPPYLTLKHVPLFGYVGEAIHFAQNPENWNYYLPVLRNRSPSVVLVSSFPRLHCLGAAHSSADMAENCDINIMDICHSLLDINTHEKQSLSKEVPSDNDGDSLSKEEKERQRRKKIGQANKGRIPWNKGRKHSSETCERIKQRTIEALKDPKVRKKMSEHPRPHSAESKAKMRSSLRRVWGQRLKWKQLREKIFLSWVESIAEEAKKGGSGQKELHWDSYEKIKLELHLQQLQHDAEKKKAKAKEMANKRAKKAEQAKAKTVARLDHERKEDGVINEDDEELTVPQGLKRNKRLTKLDRKTLIDGQVAAQRDITMSHISSLEKLDLELVKREKIRKGVSFADQIRAAKNKKMELAMVATSSIRAVDEKPGKRKYSDSCTHFSN; encoded by the exons ATGCCGGTCTTCCACCT GAGATTGGCTGCTCCACCATACTTGACTCTCAAGCATGTTCCACTGTTTGGTTATGTTGGGGAAGCCATTCACTTTGCACAGAACCCAGAAAATTGGAACTATTATTTGCCTGTTTTGAGGAATCGTTCTCCCTCGGTTGTTCTTGTAAGTTCCTTCCCTAGACTTCATTGTCTGGGAGCCGCGCACAGCAGTGCTGACATGGCTGAAAATTGTGATATTAATATTATGGACATCTGTCATTCTTTACTCGACATAAATACACATGAGAAACAAAGTTTAAGCAAGGAGGTTCCATCAGATAATGACGGCGACTCTCTTAGCAAggaagaaaaggagagacagaGACGAAAAAAAATAGGACAGGCCAACAAAGGGAGGATACCATGGAATAAGGGCAGGAAACATAGTTCAG AGACTTGTGAGCGAATCAAGCAAAGAACAATAGAAGCATTAAAGGACCCCAAG GTTAGAAAGAAGATGTCTGAGCATCCCCGTCCTCATAG TGCCGAGTCCAAGGCAAAGATGCGTTCTTCACTTAGACGTGTTTGGGGACAGCGTTTGAAGTGGAAACAGTTAAGGGAGAAGATTTTTCTTTCATGGGTAGAAAGCATAGCAGAGGAAGCAAAGAAAGGTGGGAGTGGACAGAAAGAGCTCCACTGGGATAGCTATGAGAAAATAAAACTAGAATTACATCTCCAACAGCTTCAGCATGatgcagaaaagaaaaaagcaaaggCAAAGGAGATGGCAAACAAAAGAGCAAAAAAAGCAGAACAAGCTAAAGCAAAAACGGTGGCAAGGCTTGATCACGAGAGGAAAGAAGATGGAGTAATtaatgaagatgatgaagagtTGACAGTTCCTCAAGGGCTGAAACGTAACAAGAGATTAACGAAG CTTGACAGAAAGACTTTAATAGATGGTCAAGTTGCTGCTCAACGGGATATAACCATGTCACATATCTCATCTTTGGAGAAACTGGACCTAGAGCTtgtaaagagagagaaaattcGAAAAGGTGTTTCGTTTGCAGACCAGATCAGAGctgccaaaaacaaaaaaatggaacTAGCTATGGTAGCCACATCCTCTATTCGTGCAGTGGACGAGAAACCAGG GAAGAGAAAATATTCGGATTCTTGTACACATTTTTCCAACTAG
- the LOC114819655 gene encoding uncharacterized protein isoform X2: MPVFHLRLAAPPYLTLKHVPLFGYVGEAIHFAQNPENWNYYLPVLRNRSPSVVLVSSFPRLHCLGAAHSSADMAENCDINIMDICHSLLDINTHEKQSLSKEVPSDNDGDSLSKEEKERQRRKKIGQANKGRIPWNKGRKHSSETCERIKQRTIEALKDPKVRKKMSEHPRPHSAESKAKMRSSLRRVWGQRLKWKQLREKIFLSWVESIAEEAKKGGSGQKELHWDSYEKIKLELHLQQLQHDAEKKKAKAKEMANKRAKKAEQAKAKTVARLDHERKEDGVINEDDEELTVPQGLKRNKRLTKLDRKTLIDGQVAAQRDITMSHISSLEKLDLELVKREKIRKGVSFADQIRAAKNKKMELAMVATSSIRAVDEKPG, from the exons ATGCCGGTCTTCCACCT GAGATTGGCTGCTCCACCATACTTGACTCTCAAGCATGTTCCACTGTTTGGTTATGTTGGGGAAGCCATTCACTTTGCACAGAACCCAGAAAATTGGAACTATTATTTGCCTGTTTTGAGGAATCGTTCTCCCTCGGTTGTTCTTGTAAGTTCCTTCCCTAGACTTCATTGTCTGGGAGCCGCGCACAGCAGTGCTGACATGGCTGAAAATTGTGATATTAATATTATGGACATCTGTCATTCTTTACTCGACATAAATACACATGAGAAACAAAGTTTAAGCAAGGAGGTTCCATCAGATAATGACGGCGACTCTCTTAGCAAggaagaaaaggagagacagaGACGAAAAAAAATAGGACAGGCCAACAAAGGGAGGATACCATGGAATAAGGGCAGGAAACATAGTTCAG AGACTTGTGAGCGAATCAAGCAAAGAACAATAGAAGCATTAAAGGACCCCAAG GTTAGAAAGAAGATGTCTGAGCATCCCCGTCCTCATAG TGCCGAGTCCAAGGCAAAGATGCGTTCTTCACTTAGACGTGTTTGGGGACAGCGTTTGAAGTGGAAACAGTTAAGGGAGAAGATTTTTCTTTCATGGGTAGAAAGCATAGCAGAGGAAGCAAAGAAAGGTGGGAGTGGACAGAAAGAGCTCCACTGGGATAGCTATGAGAAAATAAAACTAGAATTACATCTCCAACAGCTTCAGCATGatgcagaaaagaaaaaagcaaaggCAAAGGAGATGGCAAACAAAAGAGCAAAAAAAGCAGAACAAGCTAAAGCAAAAACGGTGGCAAGGCTTGATCACGAGAGGAAAGAAGATGGAGTAATtaatgaagatgatgaagagtTGACAGTTCCTCAAGGGCTGAAACGTAACAAGAGATTAACGAAG CTTGACAGAAAGACTTTAATAGATGGTCAAGTTGCTGCTCAACGGGATATAACCATGTCACATATCTCATCTTTGGAGAAACTGGACCTAGAGCTtgtaaagagagagaaaattcGAAAAGGTGTTTCGTTTGCAGACCAGATCAGAGctgccaaaaacaaaaaaatggaacTAGCTATGGTAGCCACATCCTCTATTCGTGCAGTGGACGAGAAACCAGGGTAG
- the LOC103444890 gene encoding multiple organellar RNA editing factor 8, chloroplastic/mitochondrial isoform X1: MATHFFYRSLPKTQAMASFLSRSLTTATSAASLSTAARSRSSSLSLLHRLRPLAGVMASAGRLSPAIVRCLSTRSTTSSLRDPNPNWSNRPPKETILLDGCDFEHWLVVMEPPQGDITRDEIINSYIKTLATVVGSEEEARMKIYSVSTRCYYAFGALVSEEVSLKIKELPGVRWVLPDSYLDVKNKDYGGEPFINGQAVPYDPKYHEEWIRNNSRANERNRRNDRPRNFDRSRNFERRRENTGPSPMPNQAGPNSGPGPANMGPPPPNRGPPPPNMGPGPMPPNMGPPPPNRAPMPPHNMGPPNNYNNPPPSSNWNSGPPNNYNQAPPNNYNQVPPNNYNQMPPNNLGGVPPNNMGPPSNAGWNGAGQYQNNYTPERDGGANPGPNRY; this comes from the exons ATGGCGACCCATTTCTTCTACCGCTCGCTTCCCAAGACCCAAGCCATGGCTTCATTTCTCTCTCGTTCCCTCACCACCGCCACCTCCGCCGCTTCCCTATCCACCGCCGCCCGATCTCGCTCTTCTTCGCTCTCTCTCCTCCACCGCCTCCGCCCCCTCGCCGGAGTCATGGCCTCCGCCGGCAGGCTCTCTCCTGCCATCGTCCGGTGCTTGTCCACCAGATCGACCACGTCGTCGCTCAGAGACCCAAACCCTAACTGGTCGAACCGGCCTCCCAAGGAGACGATCCTCCTCGATGGGTGTGACTTCGAGCACTGGTTGGTTGTCATGGAGCCCCCTCAGGGTGACATCACTAGGGATGAGATCATCAATAGCTACATCAAAACCCTAGCTACCGTCGTCGGAAG TGAGGAAGAAGCTAGAATGAAGATCTACTCAGTTTCAACTAGGTGCTATTATGCATTTGGGGCACTTGTATCTGAAGAGGTTTCACTCAAAATCAAAG AGTTGCCTGGAGTCCGTTGGGTACTTCCTGATTCTTACTTGGATGTTAAGAACAAAGATTACGGAG GTGAACCTTTTATTAATGGCCAAGCTGTGCCATATGATCCCAAGTACCATGAAGAATGGATAAGAAACAATAGTCGAGCAAATGAGAGAAATAGACGTAATGACAGACCTCGTAACTTTGACAGATCCAGGAACTTTGAAAGGAGGAGGGAAAATACCGGTCCATCTCCTATGCCTAATCAAGCTGGCCCAAATTCGGGACCTGGACCTGCCAACATGGGTCCTCCACCCCCCAACAGGGGTCCTCCACCTCCCAACATGGGTCCAGGCCCGATGCCTCCCAACATGGGTCCTCCACCCCCCAACAGGGCTCCAATGCCGCCTCACAACATGGGTCCACCAAACAACTACAATAATCCCCCGCCAAGCAGCAACTGGAACTCTGGGCCTCCCAACAACTACAATCAGGCACCTCCCAACAACTACAATCAGGTGCCTCCCAACAACTACAATCAGATGCCTCCCAATAACCTGGGAGGGGTGCCACCAAACAACATGGGTCCGCCATCTAATGCAGGATGGAATGGTGCTGGACAATACCAGAATAACTACACGCCAGAGAGGGACGGTGGAGCCAATCCTGGCCCAAACCGTTACTAA
- the LOC103444890 gene encoding multiple organellar RNA editing factor 8, chloroplastic/mitochondrial isoform X2, with protein sequence MATHFFYRSLPKTQAMASFLSRSLTTATSAASLSTAARSRSSSLSLLHRLRPLAGVMASAGRLSPAIVRCLSTRSTTSSLRDPNPNWSNRPPKETILLDGCDFEHWLVVMEPPQGDITRDEIINSYIKTLATVVGSEEEARMKIYSVSTRCYYAFGALVSEEVSLKIKELPGVRWVLPDSYLDVKNKDYGGEPFINGQAVPYDPKYHEEWIRNNSRANERNRRNDRPRNFDRSRNFERRRENTGPSPMPNQAGPNSGPGPPNMGPGPMPPNMGPPPPNRAPMPPHNMGPPNNYNNPPPSSNWNSGPPNNYNQAPPNNYNQVPPNNYNQMPPNNLGGVPPNNMGPPSNAGWNGAGQYQNNYTPERDGGANPGPNRY encoded by the exons ATGGCGACCCATTTCTTCTACCGCTCGCTTCCCAAGACCCAAGCCATGGCTTCATTTCTCTCTCGTTCCCTCACCACCGCCACCTCCGCCGCTTCCCTATCCACCGCCGCCCGATCTCGCTCTTCTTCGCTCTCTCTCCTCCACCGCCTCCGCCCCCTCGCCGGAGTCATGGCCTCCGCCGGCAGGCTCTCTCCTGCCATCGTCCGGTGCTTGTCCACCAGATCGACCACGTCGTCGCTCAGAGACCCAAACCCTAACTGGTCGAACCGGCCTCCCAAGGAGACGATCCTCCTCGATGGGTGTGACTTCGAGCACTGGTTGGTTGTCATGGAGCCCCCTCAGGGTGACATCACTAGGGATGAGATCATCAATAGCTACATCAAAACCCTAGCTACCGTCGTCGGAAG TGAGGAAGAAGCTAGAATGAAGATCTACTCAGTTTCAACTAGGTGCTATTATGCATTTGGGGCACTTGTATCTGAAGAGGTTTCACTCAAAATCAAAG AGTTGCCTGGAGTCCGTTGGGTACTTCCTGATTCTTACTTGGATGTTAAGAACAAAGATTACGGAG GTGAACCTTTTATTAATGGCCAAGCTGTGCCATATGATCCCAAGTACCATGAAGAATGGATAAGAAACAATAGTCGAGCAAATGAGAGAAATAGACGTAATGACAGACCTCGTAACTTTGACAGATCCAGGAACTTTGAAAGGAGGAGGGAAAATACCGGTCCATCTCCTATGCCTAATCAAGCTGGCCCAAATTCGGGACCTGGAC CTCCCAACATGGGTCCAGGCCCGATGCCTCCCAACATGGGTCCTCCACCCCCCAACAGGGCTCCAATGCCGCCTCACAACATGGGTCCACCAAACAACTACAATAATCCCCCGCCAAGCAGCAACTGGAACTCTGGGCCTCCCAACAACTACAATCAGGCACCTCCCAACAACTACAATCAGGTGCCTCCCAACAACTACAATCAGATGCCTCCCAATAACCTGGGAGGGGTGCCACCAAACAACATGGGTCCGCCATCTAATGCAGGATGGAATGGTGCTGGACAATACCAGAATAACTACACGCCAGAGAGGGACGGTGGAGCCAATCCTGGCCCAAACCGTTACTAA
- the LOC103444892 gene encoding ABC transporter G family member 10: MELPVKMPVSRSLITPYRLETRNLCYKLSTRFDEMKFVCCRESPRRVPKFVLKDVNCEARPAEITAIAGPSGAGKTTLLEILAGKISPKKVCGEVLVNGQPMDTKSFRRMSGYVTQDDALFPLLTVEETLIYSALLRLPGGRKNAADEVWKLMKELGLVHVAGSRVGWGSNNGISGGERRRVSIGVDLVHNPAVVLIDEPTSGLDSASAFHVVSLLRTMVFNQGKTIVLTIHQPGFRILEMFDRVVLLSNGTVIHNGSLCLLQERLNLAGHRIPNHVNLLEFAIDVIKSLEGAQTSETLHNQCFRPLEQRFVCSGILAKKLPVYPNARPREVVILGRRFCSNIFRTKQLFVTRVIQALVAGFVLGSIFFNVGAEKGSFALQTQTGFFAFSLTFLLSSSTEGLPIFLQERRILMNETSKGAYRVSSYVIANTLIFLPFLLMVCFLFTAPVYWLVGLRRDFDAFLYFSLVVWMVLLMSNSVVACFSALVPNFIMGSSLISGLMGSFFLFSGYFISKDRLPSYWIFMHYLSLFKYPFDCFIINEYGGEQGRRCIQQIGNEGCNLFGDVFLRQQGLKEAQKWSNLGVMLVFIIGYRVFCFLILWCRCCRNRN; encoded by the coding sequence ATGGAGTTGCCTGTGAAAATGCCGGTTTCCCGCAGCCTGATAACACCATACAGACTTGAAACCAGAAACTTGTGCTACAAACTATCAACCCGATTCGATGAGATGAAATTCGTGTGTTGTAGGGAGAGCCCGAGGAGAGTTCCGAAGTTCGTTCTGAAGGATGTGAATTGTGAAGCAAGGCCTGCAGAGATCACTGCAATCGCTGGCCCTAGTGGAGCTGGAAAAACCACACTGCTAGAGATTCTTGCTGGAAAGATATCCCCAAAGAAAGTGTGTGGTGAGGTGCTGGTGAATGGTCAGCCTATGGACACAAAAAGTTTTCGCAGAATGTCGGGCTATGTCACACAGGACGATGCCCTATTTCCGTTACTTACAGTTGAAGAAACCCTCATATACAGTGCTCTGCTGAGGCTTCCTGGTGGGAGGAAAAATGCTGCAGATGAAGTGTGGAAGCTGATGAAGGAGCTCGGGCTGGTACATGTCGCGGGTTCAAGAGTCGGCTGGGGATCAAACAATGGGATTTCGGGTGGTGAAAGGCGCAGGGTTTCGATTGGAGTTGATTTAGTTCATAATCCAGCTGTGGTTTTGATTGATGAACCAACTTCAGGGTTGGATTCTGCCTCAGCTTTCCATGTAGTCTCATTGCTCAGAACAATGGTTTTCAATCAGGGTAAAACTATTGTCCTGACAATTCACCAACCAGGTTTCCGAATCCTAGAGATGTTCGATCGCGTTGTTCTGCTTTCAAATGGAACTGTGATCCACAATGGATCATTGTGTCTTCTACAAGAAAGGCTCAATTTAGCTGGCCATCGCATCCCCAACCATGTTAACTTGCTCGAATTCGCCATTGATGTTATCAAGAGCTTGGAGGGTGCACAAACTTCAGAAACCTTGCACAACCAATGTTTCCGGCCTCTAGAACAAAGGTTTGTATGCTCTGGTATCTTAGCAAAGAAGCTTCCAGTCTACCCAAATGCGCGTCCCCGGGAAGTTGTAATACTAGGGCGAAGATTTTGTAGCAACATATTTAGAACCAAGCAATTGTTTGTCACTAGAGTTATACAAGCCTTGGTAGCTGGATTCGTACTCGGAAGCATTTTCTTTAATGTTGGAGCGGAAAAAGGGAGCTTTGCCTTGCAAACACAAACTGGATTTTTCGCCTTCAGCCTCACATTCTTGCTGTCTTCCAGCACAGAAGGCCTACCGATTTTCTTACAAGAGCGGAGAATACTAATGAATGAGACTTCCAAGGGAGCCTATCGAGTTTCCTCCTATGTCATAGCAAACACCCTCATTTTCCTCCCTTTCCTTTTGATGGTTTGTTTTCTGTTCACCGCACCGGTTTACTGGCTAGTCGGATTGAGGAGGGACTTTGATGCATTCCTCTACTTCTCTCTGGTGGTCTGGATGGTTCTTCTCATGTCCAATTCTGTTGTGGCCTGCTTCAGTGCTCTTGTGCCCAACTTCATCATGGGGAGTTCCCTGATTTCCGGGCTCATGggatctttctttctcttttcggGATACTTCATTTCAAAGGACCGGCTTCCAAGCTACTGGATATTCATGCACTACTTGAGTCTTTTCAAGTACCCGTTCGATTGCTTTATAATAAATGAATACGGAGGAGAGCAGGGAAGGAGATGCATTCAACAGATTGGCAATGAAGGATGCAATCTTTTCGGGGATGTATTCTTGAGACAGCAGGGTTTAAAAGAAGCACagaaatggagcaatttgggtGTGATGCTGGTATTCATAATTGGTTATAGAGTGTTTTGTTTTCTCATTCTGTGGTGCAGATGCTGCAGAAATAGAAACTAG
- the LOC114819656 gene encoding cold-responsive protein kinase 1-like isoform X1: MSCCSFFFRKKEASFVNRPVEIDEEPGQPGLLFTLFNLHAVELNAVMVSGVLNVKQYGYRELQIATENFSKENKIGQGGFGSVYKGTLKDGTLVAIKVLSAESNQGLREFLTEIEVIATVEHDNLVKLYGCCAEGDHRILVYGYLENNSLAQTLLGKGYSGIQFTWLTRCKICIGVARGLAYLHEEVSPHIIHRDIKASNILLDKDLSPKISDFGLAKFIAHHLTHVSTRVAGTTGYLAPEYAIRGQVTRKADIYSFGVLLLEIVCGRSNTNRHLPPQEQYLLARAWEHHEKGQLVGLVDTSLNGNFDVEEACRFLKVGLLCTQDMPKLRPSMSTVVQMLTGALDVKEGKISKPGLLSEFMEHREGGRDKANKRHPSHTIFASGKFINSSSSSEPAPTSFATMTFNSIYDRSN, encoded by the exons ATGTCTTGTTGCTCTTTCTTCTTTCGAAAGAAGGAAGCTTCTTTTGTTAACCGGCCTGTTGAAATCGACGAAG AACCTGGACAACCCGGccttttgtttactttgttcaaCTTGCATGCTGTTGAACTAAACGCTGTTA TGGTTTCAGGCGTTTTGAATGTGAAGCAGTACGGTTATAGGGAACTGCAAATTGCCACTGAGAACTTcagtaaagaaaataaaattggtCAGGGAGGCTTTGGCTCCGTGTACAAG GGAACACTCAAGGATGGGACTTTGGTGGCTATAAAAGTCTTGTCAGCAGAGTCTAATCAAGGGTTGCGGGAATTTTTAACAGAAATCGAGGTGATTGCGACCGTTGAACATGATAACTTAGTTAAGCTATATGGTTGCTGTGCAGAAGGAGATCACAGAATATTGGTTTATGGCTATCTTGAGAATAATAGCCTAGCACAAACACTGCTTG GGAAAGGCTACAGCGGTATCCAATTTACTTGGCTTACAAGGTGTAAAATTTGCATTGGTGTTGCAAGGGGGCTCGCTTATCTCCACGAGGAGGTTAGCCCTCATATTATTCACAGAGACATTAAAGCAAGCAATATTCTCCTTGATAAAGACCTCTCAccaaaaatttcagattttggtCTTGCAAAGTTTATCGCCCACCACTTGACCCATGTTAGCACTCGTGTTGCTGGAACAAC AGGTTACTTGGCGCCTGAGTATGCCATACGAGGTCAAGTAACAAGGAAAGCAGACATCTACAGTTTTGGTGTTTTACTGTTGGAAATTGTTTGTGGGAGGTCTAACACTAACAGACATTTACCACCCCAAGAACAATATCTTCTTGCACGG GCATGGGAACACCATGAGAAGGGGCAGCTGGTGGGATTAGTAGACACATCTTTGAATGGAAATTTCGACGTTGAGGAGGCTTGCAGATTCCTAAAGGTTGGCCTTCTCTGCACTCAAGACATGCCTAAGCTCCGACCATCCATGTCTACCGTTGTTCAAATGCTGACAGGTGCATTAGATGTGAAGGAGGGGAAGATATCCAAACCAGGGCTGCTTTCTGAATTTATGGAGCATAGAGAAGGTGGGAGAGATAAGGCCAACAAAAGACATCCATCTCACACGATATTCGCCTCAGGGAAGTTTAtcaattcatcttcttcatcagaacCCGCCCCCACTTCATTTGCTACTATGACCTTCAATTCTATATATGACCGAAGCAATTAG
- the LOC114819656 gene encoding cold-responsive protein kinase 1-like isoform X2, with protein MSCCSFFFRKKEASFVNRPVEIDEVVSGVLNVKQYGYRELQIATENFSKENKIGQGGFGSVYKGTLKDGTLVAIKVLSAESNQGLREFLTEIEVIATVEHDNLVKLYGCCAEGDHRILVYGYLENNSLAQTLLGKGYSGIQFTWLTRCKICIGVARGLAYLHEEVSPHIIHRDIKASNILLDKDLSPKISDFGLAKFIAHHLTHVSTRVAGTTGYLAPEYAIRGQVTRKADIYSFGVLLLEIVCGRSNTNRHLPPQEQYLLARAWEHHEKGQLVGLVDTSLNGNFDVEEACRFLKVGLLCTQDMPKLRPSMSTVVQMLTGALDVKEGKISKPGLLSEFMEHREGGRDKANKRHPSHTIFASGKFINSSSSSEPAPTSFATMTFNSIYDRSN; from the exons ATGTCTTGTTGCTCTTTCTTCTTTCGAAAGAAGGAAGCTTCTTTTGTTAACCGGCCTGTTGAAATCGACGAAG TGGTTTCAGGCGTTTTGAATGTGAAGCAGTACGGTTATAGGGAACTGCAAATTGCCACTGAGAACTTcagtaaagaaaataaaattggtCAGGGAGGCTTTGGCTCCGTGTACAAG GGAACACTCAAGGATGGGACTTTGGTGGCTATAAAAGTCTTGTCAGCAGAGTCTAATCAAGGGTTGCGGGAATTTTTAACAGAAATCGAGGTGATTGCGACCGTTGAACATGATAACTTAGTTAAGCTATATGGTTGCTGTGCAGAAGGAGATCACAGAATATTGGTTTATGGCTATCTTGAGAATAATAGCCTAGCACAAACACTGCTTG GGAAAGGCTACAGCGGTATCCAATTTACTTGGCTTACAAGGTGTAAAATTTGCATTGGTGTTGCAAGGGGGCTCGCTTATCTCCACGAGGAGGTTAGCCCTCATATTATTCACAGAGACATTAAAGCAAGCAATATTCTCCTTGATAAAGACCTCTCAccaaaaatttcagattttggtCTTGCAAAGTTTATCGCCCACCACTTGACCCATGTTAGCACTCGTGTTGCTGGAACAAC AGGTTACTTGGCGCCTGAGTATGCCATACGAGGTCAAGTAACAAGGAAAGCAGACATCTACAGTTTTGGTGTTTTACTGTTGGAAATTGTTTGTGGGAGGTCTAACACTAACAGACATTTACCACCCCAAGAACAATATCTTCTTGCACGG GCATGGGAACACCATGAGAAGGGGCAGCTGGTGGGATTAGTAGACACATCTTTGAATGGAAATTTCGACGTTGAGGAGGCTTGCAGATTCCTAAAGGTTGGCCTTCTCTGCACTCAAGACATGCCTAAGCTCCGACCATCCATGTCTACCGTTGTTCAAATGCTGACAGGTGCATTAGATGTGAAGGAGGGGAAGATATCCAAACCAGGGCTGCTTTCTGAATTTATGGAGCATAGAGAAGGTGGGAGAGATAAGGCCAACAAAAGACATCCATCTCACACGATATTCGCCTCAGGGAAGTTTAtcaattcatcttcttcatcagaacCCGCCCCCACTTCATTTGCTACTATGACCTTCAATTCTATATATGACCGAAGCAATTAG